In one window of Thalassotalea agarivorans DNA:
- the rlmM gene encoding 23S rRNA (cytidine(2498)-2'-O)-methyltransferase RlmM, translating into MSSSITLYCRPGYEKECGAEIQDRAASIDIFGYFTFDKNQGLVTFNVYQADDAERVIQKVRLSSLVFTRQWFVTLASQVALPDYNRVEAIIEALGSEWQYADLRMEMPDTNEGKELSKFCRKLAVPLRQAMRQHNMLTKKGDTDGAILHAYFHSGKEVTLGYSYANNSSEHAMGIMRLKFPNQSPSRSTLKLDEAFLTFVEKDERDTRVTSGMKAVDLGASPGGWTYQLVRRGMMVSSVDNGPMAESLMETGQVKHFQMDGYKFTPNKPQIHWLEKKLSNGQMVPVPDQTPIDWMVCDIIDKPQRSAKLIIDWMQKGWCRECIVNLKLPMSKKFETIKELLAKIREEIGDFCKVQAKHLYYDRDEITVHVRYVVKRENNR; encoded by the coding sequence ATGAGTTCATCCATTACCTTGTATTGCCGCCCAGGTTACGAAAAAGAATGTGGCGCGGAGATTCAGGACCGAGCGGCCTCAATAGACATTTTTGGCTATTTTACCTTTGATAAAAACCAAGGCTTGGTGACCTTTAATGTATATCAAGCCGATGATGCCGAGCGTGTCATTCAAAAAGTTCGATTGTCGAGTTTGGTTTTTACACGCCAATGGTTTGTGACGTTAGCAAGTCAGGTAGCCTTGCCCGATTATAACCGTGTTGAGGCGATTATTGAGGCGCTAGGAAGTGAATGGCAATATGCCGATTTACGCATGGAAATGCCTGACACCAATGAAGGTAAAGAGTTATCTAAGTTTTGCCGTAAACTCGCGGTACCACTTCGCCAAGCGATGCGACAGCATAATATGCTAACCAAAAAAGGCGACACTGATGGCGCCATCTTGCATGCCTATTTTCACAGCGGCAAAGAGGTCACGCTAGGATATTCATACGCAAACAATAGCTCTGAACATGCTATGGGTATTATGCGTTTGAAGTTCCCAAACCAAAGCCCTAGTCGTAGTACATTAAAACTCGATGAAGCATTTCTTACCTTTGTAGAAAAAGATGAGCGCGACACGCGCGTAACATCAGGCATGAAAGCCGTTGACTTAGGTGCTTCCCCAGGCGGTTGGACGTATCAATTGGTTAGACGCGGCATGATGGTTTCTTCAGTGGATAATGGTCCCATGGCAGAATCCTTGATGGAAACAGGGCAGGTGAAACACTTTCAAATGGATGGCTATAAATTTACGCCAAATAAGCCGCAAATCCATTGGTTAGAGAAGAAGCTTTCAAATGGACAAATGGTACCAGTGCCCGATCAAACACCGATTGATTGGATGGTATGCGACATAATCGACAAGCCACAACGCAGTGCTAAGTTAATTATCGATTGGATGCAAAAAGGTTGGTGCAGAGAGTGCATTGTTAATTTGAAACTACCGATGAGCAAGAAGTTTGAAACGATAAAAGAGTTGCTTGCCAAAATACGTGAAGAAATCGGCGATTTTTGTAAGGTTCAAGCGAAACACTTGTATTACGATCGTGATGAAATTACGGTGCACGTGCGCTATGTAGTTAAAAGAGAAAACAATAGATAA
- a CDS encoding DUF423 domain-containing protein, whose translation MKSTASVNLFIGLNGLFLVIFSALFSHGAFAVANPKGVVIALAFHAFHLCVMWLCHLSKGKLIKFAEMFFLSGIILFSFTIYIKSTMAIDFIGKLTPVGGVCFMIAWLLIAVSGIRKK comes from the coding sequence ATGAAATCAACAGCAAGTGTTAATTTGTTTATAGGGTTAAATGGCTTGTTTTTAGTCATTTTTAGCGCCTTGTTTAGTCATGGTGCTTTTGCTGTTGCCAATCCCAAGGGAGTCGTTATTGCGCTTGCCTTTCATGCGTTCCATTTGTGTGTCATGTGGTTATGTCATTTATCCAAAGGAAAACTAATTAAATTTGCCGAGATGTTTTTTTTATCAGGTATAATACTGTTTTCTTTTACCATCTATATCAAATCAACCATGGCAATTGATTTTATCGGTAAACTCACCCCCGTTGGTGGTGTTTGTTTTATGATTGCATGGCTGTTAATTGCTGTTTCAGGAATACGCAAAAAATGA
- a CDS encoding transcriptional regulator GcvA, which produces MATRIPPLNALRAFEASARHLSFTRAAEELFVTQAAVSHQIKSLEEHLGLKLFMRKNRALLLTEEGQSYFMDIKDIFKSLHDATEKLLARGAKGAITVSLQPSFAIQWLVPRLSEFNRLHPDIDVRIKAVDDPDGTLTEDVDVAIYHGRGNWPNVHADKLHTEFLIPVCSPMLVNGTKPLNAVSDLSHHTLLHDTSRRDWKRWFKNQQVRSINVNHGPIFSHSAMVVQAAVHAQGVALAQSVLAQPEIDAGRLVVPFTEKLVSKNAFYLVCREAQLDIGKISAFRDWVLDTVASEERNDED; this is translated from the coding sequence ATGGCAACCAGAATACCACCACTTAATGCCTTGCGCGCTTTTGAAGCGTCTGCCCGGCACCTAAGCTTTACAAGGGCTGCGGAAGAATTGTTCGTGACACAAGCAGCCGTAAGTCACCAAATAAAATCATTAGAAGAGCATCTTGGCTTAAAGCTATTTATGCGTAAAAACAGGGCGCTTTTGCTGACTGAAGAAGGACAGTCCTATTTTATGGACATTAAAGATATCTTTAAGTCCTTGCATGATGCGACCGAAAAGTTGCTCGCAAGAGGCGCTAAAGGTGCGATAACGGTCAGCTTACAGCCAAGTTTTGCGATTCAATGGCTCGTGCCACGACTTAGCGAGTTTAATAGATTGCATCCTGATATCGATGTGCGCATTAAAGCGGTTGACGATCCTGACGGCACCTTAACTGAAGACGTCGATGTTGCCATTTATCATGGACGTGGTAATTGGCCAAATGTGCATGCAGATAAACTGCACACTGAGTTTCTTATTCCAGTATGTTCACCTATGCTAGTCAATGGTACCAAGCCGCTCAACGCTGTGTCTGATTTATCACACCATACATTGCTGCATGATACTTCAAGGCGCGATTGGAAAAGATGGTTTAAAAATCAGCAAGTGAGATCGATTAATGTTAATCATGGGCCTATCTTTAGTCATTCAGCTATGGTGGTGCAGGCCGCCGTCCATGCCCAAGGGGTAGCACTTGCTCAAAGTGTATTGGCGCAGCCTGAAATCGACGCAGGCCGTCTCGTTGTGCCGTTCACAGAAAAGCTGGTTAGTAAGAATGCGTTTTACCTAGTTTGTCGAGAAGCGCAGTTGGATATAGGAAAAATTTCAGCGTTTAGAGATTGGGTATTAGATACAGTAGCAAGTGAAGAAAGAAACGATGAAGATTAG
- a CDS encoding alpha/beta family hydrolase yields MKISQQWLPADDAIALVVMAHGAGADMSHTFMQNMAALLNQQGLSVLLFNFPYMDRRAVEGKKFPPDRMPKLLDCFQDILAQVGQYNVEQLPIYLAGKSMGSRVAATLLKSSPQKANGCIAYGYPFHPQRKADKLRLEPLQGINTPTLIVQGERDLLGSKSECNDYDLADCVSIHFVEDGDHDLKPRVRSGFTHEQHVDTAARLTREFINEINSKC; encoded by the coding sequence ATGAAGATTAGCCAACAATGGTTGCCCGCAGATGATGCCATTGCGCTTGTCGTTATGGCACATGGTGCTGGCGCAGATATGTCACATACGTTTATGCAAAACATGGCGGCATTGCTCAACCAACAAGGTTTGTCGGTATTACTGTTTAACTTCCCCTATATGGATAGGAGAGCAGTCGAAGGAAAAAAATTTCCACCCGATCGAATGCCTAAGTTATTAGACTGCTTTCAAGATATCCTTGCACAAGTAGGGCAATACAATGTAGAGCAGCTGCCGATATATCTAGCTGGTAAGTCTATGGGGAGCCGTGTTGCCGCAACGCTATTAAAATCTTCACCACAAAAGGCAAACGGGTGTATCGCATATGGCTATCCTTTTCATCCGCAACGAAAAGCCGACAAGTTGCGACTAGAACCACTGCAAGGCATCAATACGCCTACGCTGATAGTTCAAGGTGAGCGAGATCTGTTAGGGAGTAAAAGCGAATGCAACGACTACGATTTGGCCGACTGTGTCTCGATTCACTTTGTTGAAGATGGGGATCATGATTTAAAGCCGCGCGTTAGATCGGGTTTTACGCATGAGCAGCACGTCGATACGGCAGCGCGATTAACAAGGGAGTTCATTAATGAAATCAACAGCAAGTGTTAA